In one window of Vanacampus margaritifer isolate UIUO_Vmar unplaced genomic scaffold, RoL_Vmar_1.0 HiC_scaffold_88, whole genome shotgun sequence DNA:
- the LOC144041031 gene encoding LOW QUALITY PROTEIN: ATP synthase F(0) complex subunit a-like (The sequence of the model RefSeq protein was modified relative to this genomic sequence to represent the inferred CDS: substituted 2 bases at 2 genomic stop codons), with protein MTLSLFDQFISPTLLGIPLILIALILPFILLITFPARXKTNRLLILITSLIALITRQFFNPISITGHKXALIFTSLTIFLITINSLGLIPYTFTPTTQLSLTLGIAVPIWLMTVITGIRHKPTHSLAHLLPEGTPIPLIPVLIIIETISLFIRPFALAVRIAANLTAGHLLIQLISTAAIVFIPLNLVLASSIIILL; from the coding sequence atgacattaagcTTGTTTGATCAATTTATAAGTCCCACATTACTTGGTATCCCTTTAATTTTAATAGCCTTAATACTTCCTTTTATCTTACTTATAACTTTCCCCGCCCGTTGAAAAACTAATCGATTGCTTATATTAATAACTTCACTTATTGCTTTAATTACCCGTCAATTTTTTAACCCTATTAGTATTACAGGACACAAGTGAGCTCTTATATTTACATCCTTAACAATTTTTCTTATTACAATTAATTCTTTAGGATTAATTCCCTATACTTTTACACCCACCACTCAACTTTCACTAACCTTGGGGATTGCCGTACCTATCTGGCTTATGACAGTTATTACGGGTATACGCCATAAACCCACGCATTCATTAGCCCATCTTCTACCAGAAGGTACCCCTATTCCTCTTATTccagttttaattattattgagaCTATTAGCCTTTTTATCCGCCCATTTGCCCTTGCAGTACGAATTGCCGCCAATTTAACAGCCGGCCATTTATTAATTCAACTTATCTCAACTGCAGCTATAGTTTTTATCCCTTTAAATTTAGTCTTAGCTTCATCAATAATTATTCTATTATGA